GTCCTCACTATGATAATGATGGACATAGAATTGATATTTGAGGAGAGTTTAGTAAATGAAGAAAGATAGCAAAGAACAGAAAAAGGAAGAAGAAAAAGCAGCACAGGAAATCTTTGAGAAATCAAGATTGTTCTCAGCATAAAATCCAAAATTCATGGAAAATAAAATAATTGAATTGATAAAATTATCTTTTACCCCATTCTCAATTATTTCTCCAATTCCATTTTTTTCTTGTTTTCTTTTTCTCATTGCAACAAAATATTCGGAAATGAATGTATTCGATTTTTTTCTATTATTTATAGGAATTATTATCACGTTATTATCTAGTGGAGCTTCAAATTTCTGGAATCATACAAATGATATAAAAGAAGATATAAAAAATAATAAAAATAACGTATTGATTCAAAATATTATTTCTCAAAACTCTGCTATATTAATATCAATAATATTATATAGTATTTCAATAATTCTGGTATTTCTGATATCGATATACTTAAATCGACCAATTTATTTTTACTTCCTAATATGGGTAATCATTACATGGTGGTATTCGGACAATTTTTTCCTCAAGAGGATAGTAAGATTTCGCCTAAAAACACATTATTTAGGTGAAATATTTACGTATAGTATTGCATATCCAGCTTACACAATGAGTATTTGGCTAATATTTTCTGATTCTATAACTAAAGGAATAGTTTTGTCATTTTTATTTTTATGTTTCGGCATAGCAGGAGTTCTCCTTAAAGATTTAAAGGACATAAAAGGTGATCGTGAAGCGGGGCTAAAAACATTTGGAGTGATGTTTGCTCCATCAAAATTAATTCATTTAGCATGTATTTTTTTAATTTTTTATTTCTTTATAATATTAATTGCAACGAGTGAAAGAATTTTCAATCCAATGTCTGTGATAATTGTAATACCATTTATTTATCTAATTGATAGAACATATCTTCATTTTAGTAAGAAAAATTGGAAACTTGAAATCGGAGATCAGAAAAACATAAAATCAATGATAATGTCTGTATATTCATCATTGTTTCTTTTAGGTTTTACTAATTTCATCTAAATAGTAGTAAAAATGTTACCGCCACCTGATATATAATATATGTTTTCATCAGACTCGGCAATATATTCGCGTTTTTTATATCTGTCAGGTAAAAAAATAGATGGGGAAGCAGAAATTATTCCAAAATATTCATTAAATAAATTATTAATTTCGTCATTATAACTAATTATTCTATCTCCGAAAGCTGATATAGATCCAACATCAATAATAAAAAAAGCAAAATGTTCTAAATTATTTAAGTGATATAAGCTCGAGATATAATCATTTAAATTGATATATATCGGTTCATGAGTTAACAACACTTTATTTGAATATTCAGTTAGATCCAAAAAAAAAGGAAAAAGGTCAAAAGGAAAATATGCATTCAAACCAACACTTTGTATTCCATTTGTTTTTTTGTTAAAGAATATTAATATATATGGATTTTGAACTTGAAATTTACCTTTATCGAATTCATTTTTCAATTCGGAATCATTTTTTTCAAGTAAATTAATTATATTTTTGACAGCTTTTAAAGGGGGCTTACCACTAAGCGATATTAATACATTCTTCTTAAATAGAGCATCGAATTCATTTACAACACTAAACCTTTCTTTTATTTTTTCAATCGTCTCTTCCATAGTAGCCCCCTTATTAGGAAAAATATCATCATATACTACTTCAACATTATCCTTTTCAATAACCAGAGCAGCAATCCCCCCACCAATATCCTTAAAATTGCTGAAAATGGATGGCGAATTAAATTTTACCTGCGTATGCAATAGGTTCATTCCGACTATGGGCACCTTATAATCAAGCTTTCTGGCAAATATTTCAAGCACTGTGGGAGGTAAATAAAATATATTTTCCTGGTTACAATAATCTGATAAATTCCTCGCCATCTCTTGTTGTGTGTTTTCATCACCTCGATAAGCTTTGTAACTGTAGTATCTTCCTTTTGCAAAGAATTCTCCCGTTTTTTTCAAACCGGGCACATGAACTAATGGAAAATGAAGAATCACAACCCCTTTTTCACATTTAATTTGAGCAGCAAGCTTTTCTGCTGAATTTATAGCGCCCTTTTTTTTTGAACTTGTCACGTTAATTAGTGCATCTTTATCTTCACATAGCACAAGGGCTGCCCCATCAGTACGAATATCGTTCGGAAATATCATTCCATCCACAGAAGCCCCTATCTGTGGAATATCTCCAAATCGTTTCTGGAAAACATCAAGCATTTCCTGATAATGTCCATTATACTTCAAAGTGGCATAAAACAAAACCAGATCTGGTTCAAATGTCAAAGAAGCCATAGCTTTCTCAATTAATTCCTCAGCAGCAATTTTCGCATTTTTAATATTGCTAAAAACTGTCAATGTTCTCATGAAAAACCCTATATTTATTTTATTTACATTTTACTTTGTTAATATAAATATGTGTAGTTTGCATAAACATTCCATTCAACAGAACAGTAACAAATCATATACTTATAATAAGGTATATAAACAAGGAAAATAGATTTAAAAGAAAAAATAGAGTTAGAACTTTAAAAGGGTGTTTTACATTGTCTGAACGTTTAACTTCTGGGATATATGGATTAGATGAATTAATGGGGGGAGGATTCAGAAAAAATACCGTAAACATCATTAACGGCGGTATTGGTGTTGGAAAAACTACATTTTGCCTTCAATATGTCTTATTCGGGCTTAATCGCGGTGAAAAAGCATTATTTATCTCATTAGAAATGTCTAAGGAACAGATTATTCGTGATTGCAGGGCATTGGGTTATCTTGAGATAGAAGAACATATTGAAAATGAAAATCTTAAAATATTGCACATTTATGGAGAAGACCTCACATTTCCTTCTATCAGTCTTATCGATATAATAAAAAAAAATGTTTCACAAGGACAACACAATCGGATAATAATTGATCCGTTCACGCATTATTCCATGTATTTAGATAACGATAAGAGGAAATCAATAAGCACAATTTTTCAAAATATGAGGGAATTTGGTACAACCCTCATTACCCTTGAAGAATCTGAAAACATCAATACAATACATGCTGGATCAATGATGCCACTTTATCTTGCCGATACGGTACTTCGTCTGGATAATCTTGGTTTTGGAGAAATGTTTGACAGAACACTTCGGATCGTAAAACACAGAGGGTCAAAACATGGAAGCAGCCTTTATCCCTATAAGATCGAAAGTGGTCTAGGGTTAGTAATTCTTGCTTCAGAGCATGATATCAACCAGGTTACTCCTATTAATAAATTTGACAAAGAGTTCCTTGCTGCTATCAAGGAATCCAGAACAATTGACAAAGTCGGTGATAAATTGGCAAAAAGAATCGAATTGTTGAGAAATAACTGGAACCATAATGAAAGTCCGCAATTCATACTTAATTTAGTAAAAAGAAACGAAATCATACAATAATGCACCGAACAAAACTTGAAAAAACACTGGACAATCTTTACGAAACAGAAGGAGTGGATGCGTGTATTGTATATCGCATTGACGGGGCTCCAATAACTGTCAGAACACCCCTGGACAGTACTATTCTTGAAGTGATGTTCTGGCTTGAAAAACAAATCAAACACGTATTGAGAAATATGAATAAAGAGGGTTTAAAAGCAACTACGTTCGATTTTAAGAGTTACCAAATTCACATCACACCTTCATCCAGGTCAACTATATTAGCTACTATTATTGACCCCGATGCTCATCAGCAACTCATCTCAATAGAAATTGCAAGAGCAAAATCAATTATTAACAAATGTGTATCATAATGAAAGAAGTTCTCTTTTGCTGATTATTTTTTCATTTGTAGCTTTAACCTTTACCGTAATATTTTTATATACAGGAATACCACCAGTTGTTTCATCAGATACCAGAGCGTTTGACCAGGGGCTGTTTACCATGAACCCGATTCCTTTTTGTTCTTCCTTTGGTGAAAACACTGCTTTGACAACGATACTACCCCATTTTGATGTGAGTCTCACATTCCCCCCATCCTGAATACCCATACGCTTCATTTCTCCAGCATCCAGCACGATGACAGCAGATAATCGTTCACACTCCTTACCGGTAATGTCTTCTTCACATGCAGTGGACTGGAACACATCTCTGTATGTAACCACTGTTATGTCATATTCAGGAGCCCGTACGAATTTTCCAACATCAACTGCCATCATTTAATCTCCTTTAAAATCTGTCTGATAATCATCTCATCAGATAGGTGATTTCCATGAACCAGAGCATTGATATTAATGGTCTTGCCATCCATACGTACCGAAGTCCCTCCCACTTCAATTCCGGATGTACCTGAGGGAATGGTCACATCTGCAACCAGAGATGTCATATTTATGCAAGGGTCTATCAGTATGAGAGGAATATCTTTCAAACGTCTCGAAATGGATGCAGGAAGACTTGAAAGCGGGTCTGACCCTACCACCAAAACTGCATCAGCATGGTTTTTTATCTGCTCGACCACAGAGTACTCTATACCGGATATCGCTTCCCCTTCTGTGAACTTCACCCGATGAATATGTCCGGACTTCTCGTGCAAAGTATGATTAAAACCCCGCATATTGAAATGACCTGCCATCGGAATCAATGAATAATGAGAGATTTTGTTCAATGCATTTATAAATTCACAGAGCAGGGAAATATCTTCTTTTATGGAATAAACCAGCCCCAATCCTGCAAAAAGCACACCGAACTCCGCTTTCTTCAATATGGCAGCCAGTTCAAGGATACGTTTAACATCATAGTCAAAGGATAATTTTGGTACACGGCCCGATAGTGCATCTACCAGACCTCGCATGAACTCGGCATCCATTCCCGGGGGTATTCTGTGGGATCCATTCTTACATATCTTTGCGGTCATGGACTGCCTTACATCGATGGAGATTGCAGTCCTGTCCTCTTCATATCCTCGCTGCCTTAATTCACCCCTTGGGAAATATGAATATTTGGACATGTGTCTGGGATGGGAACTCATGGGGTCGGCACCCCAAAAAAGTATCACATCAGCTTTTTCTCTTACATCTTCCAATGTACATGAAGGGATGGAGCCGTTGAGTATTTCATTGACAATAATACCCTGGCAGAAGGATGACGTGGAATCAATGACACCCCCAAGTGTCCGGGCCAGTTCGATACCTGCCATCTGGGCTTCATTTGTAGAATTGCTCCACCCGTAGAGCAAAGGATTTTTCGCTTCCCGTAATATCCGGGCAGCATACTTAATTGCATCATCAGTATCTGCTTTTTTACCATTAATTGCAGGAATAGCCCGGTCTTTACATCCAAAGATCCGGGCTTTGCCTTTCATGCAGGCATGCTCAACATGTTCAAGTCTGTTATCAACCTTTCTTACCTGGATATCCTCGCAAAGCAGTGCGCATCCGGTACAGGTCCAGGTAAATGTTTCAGTCATGCATCAACCTCACTCAACTTACACAAATTCAATTGCTTCGGTTGGGCATGGGTCAATACATGCCCTGCAAAGAATCTTATCCTTGCCAAACCGCCTGCATTCTTTTACATTGGCTGCTTTCACTTTACCATCAACAACCTTGAATATGACTTTATCGTTCGTAGGAGCTGATCCCCTGCCTGACCCGTGTGGGTCATTGGCTACATCAACAGGACAAGCCACTACACAGTTCCCGCATCCGGAACAGAGTTCTTCATGGATGATAAGCCCGGTCTCCTGTGCACCTTCGATGGGCTTTAATATTTTTTCAAGTTTCTGCCTTGAATCGCTGTATTTATCATCTTTCATAAGTGGCGGGCATTCAGTAAACCGCCTGGTACCTGAGAGCAGTGCGACACTAAATGCCATGCAGGTTGACTCACCACATTCCTTGCAGTTGGTTTTTGGCAGTAGTTTATAAATTTCCATTGCATTTGCCATTGTGTAACCCCCCATTAAATATGGAACAGTACAGTCTATAGGTGAATTATGACGTAATTTGAAGTTATGTGTGGAATACTAATAAAAACTTCCTGCAACGAATAAATCAAAGTGGTAAATAGATCACAAAAAAGTAAAAAAGAAAGAATAAACCGGTGTTTTCACACCAGTTTATTGATTGGATGGTTAGGGTCCAGCGTATCGATACCCAATTCGTGAGCTGTTTCAGCCAGCATGATATCCACCAGTGCAACTGCCGGGAATACTGACCTGACGTTCTCGATAGGACCATACAGCAGGCAATCCGCACCCACGATCTGAGCTACAAGATTAGTTCCGATATCGGTGGGCATATAGGCTTCCTTGTGTTCTTTCTTGAACTTCTTAAGCCAATCCCATGCAGATGCCATATTATGGAAACCGCCACCAGTAGGTAATCCCAGATGTCCCTTGACAGCCATGATAGACCGTATGGTCGCACCAGAACCTGCACCAGGTGGCATAGCAGCCACATCGATGATAGGGCGCTTTATACCGCAATCCTTGGCAATTTCCAGCATTCCTTTGGCCTGGCCTGTGCCGCCAACCTCAAGGATCTCCATCTTACCTTTCACAGTGGGGTCGGTAGCATTGAATGCCAGTACAATGGCTGCATCAAGGTCGCTTTCCCTTAACGCAGTAATCTCTTCTTCATTGACACTGGCATTGATAGAATTATGTATGGCCCTGTCAGCTACGCCAATCTCGGTACAATACGCTGCTGCGGCTGCACGTACATCACCAGCAGATGAATCTATCAGGAATGCTGTTTTATTATCCACTTCGACGAACCAGTCAATAAATTTCTTAATAGCTTCCGGTGTTTCGCCTACTATCTGGTTGATATAGGGAATACCTGTCAGGTCTCCCATCTCTTGCTGGGTTTTCCACAATTTCTCAGCCGCATCTTTATCAAATATACCTTTATCTTCGTCACTCACGATTTTGTGCTTGCCGTAGAACATGGTACTGATAAGGACAGTTGGATATTGCCCTGGCTGTCCCCCCATCTTCACGCCACCAAACTCAAAGACTTCTTGTTCTTTATCAAATCTGAACATCTATTATCACCTCATAACAATATTCTTATTACTGCTGACAAAAGGGATTCTCCCTCCTGTAATTGAACTGTGGTTGTGGGAGTTAATCCCAATGTGGTCACGACCAATAGATACATTACCACAAGAATAAGTCCAATACAGATGCCGTACAGTATTCCAATGTCTCTGCCCAGTCGTTTACCGACTCTCTGTTGCATCTCGCTGTTCGTGAATTCTATCTTCTCATCTATGAGGTTAAGTTTCTTGATGACCTCCTGATAATCCATAGCATCCACTATTATCTCAGGGACCTTATTTTCAGCCATGTTAGATACCTCCACTGAGAACAATGGGCAGTCCTACCATTATGACCGCAAATAGAAATCCAATGACAAGACCTTCGAAGCCAGCAGCAACTCCAGAATCCAGTTTTTGGTTTCTGGCAATAAGTTGTCCCTTGTACCTGATGTTCTCAAGAAGTTTATCAAAAACACCGGCACCTGGTGGTCTTACCACCATGGGAACGCCTTTTCCATAGACATATTCGTCAGAATTTTCAGCCATCTTATACACCTCCCATGATAAGTAATCCAAGAATTCCAAGTGTCAGGGTGAGTCCCATCATTACTCCCTCGATCTTACCTGAATAGACACCCGACGCAAATTTATTCAGATTACCGATGTCAGTTGTCGCAGCTTCTACTGCCCGGATCCTGGACTGGATGAGCGCAACCTCTGCTGCCATTGGTCTTATACCTTTAAATTCTTCTTCACCTTCACCTTCGTCTTTGATTTCAATTACCATCGGTTCAGCATTAAAAGCACCCGGATCTTTGCCGACAAGCTCCTTTATCTTGGCTGTAATTTGTCCCTGGTCTTCCGTGTTCATTAAATTAACACATTCGACCTGTTCCTGGAACCGCCCAATTGCTTCATCGGTCAGGTTCTCAATGTAAGGTATTGCTCCCTTTGCACCGACAATCCTGTTTTCCTTGGTACCATTGGCATGTATATTTATTATGGCATCTCCAGTAAGATGACCTTTTACCTCAGAACCCGTAACCAGAAGGAACCTGATATTTGGATTTGAGATGATATTGGCCACAAGTTTTTCGATACCGATATTCTCTGTCTTGCATGGACCGGTTATGGCAGCTCCTGCATCAAGATGAGGTTTTGCTGATAGATGGGAACCTAACGTCGCCACTGCAACCGGATTATGCAGGCTGGCAATTTCGTATTCCCCTTTCATGACAGGCCATCCAATCGCTGCATCTTTTTTATCAGCCATTTACAAGCCTCCTAATTTTAATAATACGGCAAACAGGGTCATTAATATAAGACCACCAATAAAACCGTAGAATATGTTCGTCCATATACCTGCCGTTACTGCGGCTTTCTCTCGACCCGGGAATGTAGACAATAGTGGTTTATCCGGACCCAACGAGTTCATCATGTCAGTTACAATTTTATCCAGTTCGTCCACCACTGTTGATATATGGTCCAGAGAATACTCAAGTATATCATCATTTTCCTCTGCCAGAATACCTGACATGGGTTCCAGTATTAAATGGAATTCAGGTGCAACTCTTACGTGGCTCATTCTAATTCCTCCGCGGTTGGAAGTAAACCTGTTCCTGTTATCAGGTGTGCATCACGATGGGTCAATTTCATGAACTTCTTGAAATAGACCACCCAGATCACCAAGCCTACTATTGTGGTCAATGCACCGGATATACCATCCATACTTTCAACTGCCAGAGAAGCAAATCCGGCAACAGCCATGATAAGTGCTCCTTTCTCAACTGCGACCATGAGAGTTCGGTCCTGTTTTTCGTCAGGACCCAGGCAGGCATTGAATGGATGTAATATCGCCATCGCACCACCGATAAAGACCAGTGCAATGAACCCTGTCTCAACCACTGCCGGCATTATATCAATAATATTGAAACTACCTGCAATAGCTGTTGACAGGCCGATCATGACAAGAGCTCCGGCACCTGCGATCTCGACCATGGATTTTTCCATGATGGGGATGTTCATCTTCAGTATCTTGTTTGACATGACACCAATAACAAGTCCGATTATGGCTGCAACTATGAATGCTATGATCGGGCCTGCAACGACGGGAATTCCTGCAACTTCAGGAAGGGTTAGTCCGAACATGGATGCCACAATACCCATACCAAGAGCCAACATACCTATTGATGGAACACCGGTACCCAGACCGTAACTGCATACACGGCGTACCGCATCTGCACCCCAGACTGCTGCAAATATTGCACCGATGCCTCCGAGGAATGAGAATACGGTCGTATCCATGGCCTGGTTAAGCATTGTAAGGTAGATTCCGGCAAGTCCTCCAACGGCACCGAGAATAATGACCTGGTTCGGGTTAAGTAATCCTTTAACGGGTCCTCCTGCTGCTGTTGACATTATACAACACCTCCCATAATTGGTACTGCAATAATAGCGCACAACAGTGAAGCTATCAGGCAGGATACAATTGCTTTTGGTACTCTCTTAAACTTAGGATCGTGGAAACCTTCGATAGTACCACCGATATTGTAGGAAGCCAGAACAGAGTTCACATAGAACACTCCTGTGGCAAATATACCTGCAAGAGCGACAGCGCCTAAATTTGTAGGGTCACCAACAATTTCCATTAACTGGACATAGATCATTGAACCGCCAACGCCTCCGAGCAAAGCACCGATGGTACCGCTCACAAAACTGACAGTAGGAACTCCATGTCCTTCAGTACCTTTTGATACATAAATATCCTGCACATCTCCGGTGATGGGGTCTTTCTTGACCTTTGCAGATACCGGCGGTACACCTACACCATAGACATATATTACCTGACCAATGAACATGGTCACAGTTATCATGATCATTGCGCCTACTGCACCTGATGCCATTACCAGCATGAAATCAGAACCCGTGAATTCACCACTAATTGCAAGATGGTTATACATGAATCCTGCACTGATAAGTCCGGTCAAACCTGCACCGGCAGCCAGTTGGACAGTACCTGTACCTACGCCTGTTGCCTGGGCCATAGCCGCTGGGGCACCACCCACAGGTATAAAGTGAACACCAACACCAATGAGAACTCCTCCCAATGTAATTAATATGATAGTAATTGGGTCCATTATGCTGCTACACCTCCATCTACATCCTTGTATGGTCCGTATGCCTTTCTTGCTTTTACCTCAACCATTCTATTGGCAAGTATCAGTATCAAGACAATTATCAGACCGGCAATTATTGTATTCATTCCTTCGAATACTGTTGATCTCCAGTTATCAAGGAACACTGTTAAACCAAGAGCCAGTCCGGTCAGGGGACCGCCAAACTTCGCACATGCCCAGACATTATCCATACCGTTACGAAGACCGGATTCGGCCTTTCTTACTATGTTACCTGAGAATGCAGCATTCAATCCGCAGCCGAAAGGCTGGTTCTGGAACTCGCGTTCTGCTCCGTAGTGTACATCACCGGTCGATGAACCTATTGCACCAGCAGTAACTCCCCACAGGAATGCCAAAAGCGGCAGTGGGAAGGGATGTGCCATGAAGTGGTCCATTATGTATGAAAATGATACAATACAAAATACGGCGATATATCCATGTGCCATTATTACCGGGATATGTCCGAGGACCATATCCATATAAACCGGTTGTTTAAATCTTCTTTGACTTGCTGACCGTCCCATGTGAGCGGTCACAGAAAATAATCCCAGGATTATTGCAGCTGCAAAAGAGCCGATTGCGATAGCAAAAAATATTGACATGTCTTTTGCTATTAAAACGCTGGCCACCGTTGCTCCGGAAGCGCACCACAGTCCGTAAGCTGGTGGTTCACCGGATATGGCCTTATTAAAGATCCTGTGTGGAAAATTCATCTGGGGGGCCAATTGCACCTGTGAGTTCGGATTACTCTGAGAGCCGACATCCGACTCAAGATCTTCTGCCGCACCGGCAATAGTAGCCAGTGCCCCTGTTAGTGCAACAATGCCCAGGTCCATTATTATTGGATCAACCATTGTTCTATCCATCCTCCTATACTTTATATAAATATTAGTGATGACACCAAATTAATAGTTACCTGATACCATCAACATTTATGTCCTAAAAACTAGTATGGACTAGTTTATAGTGGATTACCAGATACCACATATAAAGTTTTCTAAATTAACATGCAGTGAACGAATTGATGGGAAATAGGTACACTACATGTATAGAAAAAAAAAAGAGACTGGATTTAAATTAAATCCTATTACGTTCCTGTTTCCCATGCTTCCATATAATTGAACTGGTGAGGTTTTATTGTATCGATTGAAATACCAAGTGCTTCAAGTTTTAGGTTAGCAATCTTTATATCTATTATCGCGGGTACAGGATGTACTCCAGGTTTAAGTTTATTCTTGGCAATGAACTTGACACATAAGGCCTGGTTGGCAAAACTCATGTCCATGACCTCGGCAGGATGGCCGTCCGCAGCCGCAAGATTTACCAGCCGTCCGTCTGCCAGTACATGTATCCGCCTGCCACCCAGGTCATATTCCTTAATATTGTTACGTACCGTTTTGACAGACCGTGCCATATCTTTCAACTGCCCAAGATTTATCTCCACATTAAAATGTCCTGAATTTGCAAGTATGGCACCGTCTTTCATGACCTCGAAATGTTCCTTCGTTAAGATATCAATATTTCCTGTAGTAGTGACAAAGATATCCCCTATTACTGCTGCCTCTATCATAGGCATGACACGGTAACCATCCATCTTTGCTTCCAGAGCGCGTATAGCGTCTATCTCAGTCACAATGACATTGGCACCAAGCCCATCCCCCCGCATCGCAGCTCCACGACCACACCATCCGTAACCGGCTATCACCACATTCTTGCCTGCTACAAGCAGGTTGGTAGTGCGGATAATACCATCCCAGCTGGACTGACCGGTCCCGTACCGGTTATCGAAAAGATATTTGGTCATTGCATCGTTTACGGCAACGACCGGAACTTTAAGGGCACCGTCCTGTTCCATGGCTTTAAGCCTGTGCACGCCTGTGGTAGTCTCCTCACAGGAACCCAGGATCTTAGGAATAAGGTCTTTGCGGTCAGTATGCAGTTTGAAGATCAGGTCTCCACCGTCATCGATCGTAATGTCTGGATTATGGTCAAGTACCGCATCAATTGCATCATAGTATTCTTTATCAGTGCAACCGTACCTGGCATAACACGAGATATTCTCCCTGGTATCCAGTGCCATGGCCACATCATCCTGTGTGCTTAAAGGATTGCACCCGCAAATAGCCACGTTAGCCCCGCCGGCAGCCAGGGTCTCAACAAGTACGGCGGTCTTTGCTTCGACATGCAGTGCCATTCCTATAGTATATCCGGCAAGGGTCTGCTTCTGAATTAATTCTTCCCGGATTTTTGCCAGTACTGGCATGTGATTACGTGCCCATTCTATCTTCATGTTTCCTGTTTCTATCATGTCAGTTTGCATTGTAAGTCTCCTAAATGATCAATTTGACTGTTCCTTGACCCTCTGAATAAGTTTTTCCACAGAGTTGGCAGTCTGTTCCATTATGTTCTTCTCGTCCAAGGCAGTAAAAATACCATCTTTCATCAGGACCTTGCCATCCACGATGGTCGTCCTGACATCTGAGCCCCTTGCAGCATATACAAGATGGGATTCCAGATCGTTGTTGGGTAGTAGATGAGGTTTTTGCATATCAACGATAATGATGTCTGCAAGCATACCCGGTTTTAATTGTCCCGCAGGTATCTTGAGGGCTTTTGCACCATTTACCGTGGCCATTTTCAATACCTGGTGTGCGGGCAGGACCGTGGGGTCAGTCGAATTGACCTTATGCAACAGTGCGGCGGTTTTCATTTCACCGAACATGTCCAGGCTGTTGTTGGATGCACATCCGTCCGTACCCAGTGCAACATTGGCATCCCTCCTTAATAGTTCAGGCACAGGTGCGATACCGGATGCCAGTTTCATGTTGCTGACAGGGCAGTGTACAATGTTCACTCCCCTTTTTGCCAGGATATCCATGTCGCCGGCTGACAACCATACACAATGAGCTGCCAGTACGCCAGGACCCAGAATACCCAATTCATCCAGTAAATGGATACTGCACATGGAATATTTCTCTTTCATTTCGAGCAGTTCTGCTTTCGTTTCAAGTACATGGATATGCATCCCGATAGCATCCGCTTCTGCCTGTGTCTTCACTTTGGCCAGGAATTCCCTGCTGCAGGTATTTGGTGCATGCGGACCATACATTGTTGTAATCCTGCCGTCTGCTGCATTATTCCATGTATTCGCAAAACGTATACCTTCCTTGAGGTCTGCATCACCTTTTGCTTCATTGAACAATTCGATCATACCGTGGGAAAGGGATGCCCTTAAGCCTGATTCTTCTACGGCCCTGGCAGCATGGTCCATGAAAAAATACATATCTGCAAAAGCAGTTGTTCCTGAGCGTATCATCTCAAGACAGGCAAGCAGGGTGCCGTAATATACATCCTCGCCCGTGAGTTTTGCCTCGGCAGGCCATATGTGTCCTTCCAGCCATTCTTTCAGTGGCAGGTCATCGGCATATCCACGAAATAATGTCATTCCTGCATGGTTGTGGGCATTTACCAGACCAGGCATAACGACACATCCTTTTGCATCGATAACTTGTTCTGCCTGTTGTGGCTCCTTGCCCACATAAGTAATTTTGTTATCTTCTATCAGGACGATCCCGTCCCGGATGGGTGGACCGTCCATGGTAATTACATAGCCGTTCTTAATAAGTATACGAGACATGTGAACAATAGATAGTATTTCAATGTTCTATAAGGTTTGCGTTATGAAATGTGAATATCGGTTAACA
The nucleotide sequence above comes from ANME-2 cluster archaeon. Encoded proteins:
- the mtrA gene encoding tetrahydromethanopterin S-methyltransferase subunit A — translated: MADKKDAAIGWPVMKGEYEIASLHNPVAVATLGSHLSAKPHLDAGAAITGPCKTENIGIEKLVANIISNPNIRFLLVTGSEVKGHLTGDAIINIHANGTKENRIVGAKGAIPYIENLTDEAIGRFQEQVECVNLMNTEDQGQITAKIKELVGKDPGAFNAEPMVIEIKDEGEGEEEFKGIRPMAAEVALIQSRIRAVEAATTDIGNLNKFASGVYSGKIEGVMMGLTLTLGILGLLIMGGV
- a CDS encoding tetrahydromethanopterin S-methyltransferase subunit B — translated: MSHVRVAPEFHLILEPMSGILAEENDDILEYSLDHISTVVDELDKIVTDMMNSLGPDKPLLSTFPGREKAAVTAGIWTNIFYGFIGGLILMTLFAVLLKLGGL
- the mtrC gene encoding tetrahydromethanopterin S-methyltransferase subunit C; protein product: MSTAAGGPVKGLLNPNQVIILGAVGGLAGIYLTMLNQAMDTTVFSFLGGIGAIFAAVWGADAVRRVCSYGLGTGVPSIGMLALGMGIVASMFGLTLPEVAGIPVVAGPIIAFIVAAIIGLVIGVMSNKILKMNIPIMEKSMVEIAGAGALVMIGLSTAIAGSFNIIDIMPAVVETGFIALVFIGGAMAILHPFNACLGPDEKQDRTLMVAVEKGALIMAVAGFASLAVESMDGISGALTTIVGLVIWVVYFKKFMKLTHRDAHLITGTGLLPTAEELE
- the mtrD gene encoding tetrahydromethanopterin S-methyltransferase subunit D; this encodes MDPITIILITLGGVLIGVGVHFIPVGGAPAAMAQATGVGTGTVQLAAGAGLTGLISAGFMYNHLAISGEFTGSDFMLVMASGAVGAMIMITVTMFIGQVIYVYGVGVPPVSAKVKKDPITGDVQDIYVSKGTEGHGVPTVSFVSGTIGALLGGVGGSMIYVQLMEIVGDPTNLGAVALAGIFATGVFYVNSVLASYNIGGTIEGFHDPKFKRVPKAIVSCLIASLLCAIIAVPIMGGVV
- the mtrE gene encoding tetrahydromethanopterin S-methyltransferase subunit E, whose amino-acid sequence is MDLGIVALTGALATIAGAAEDLESDVGSQSNPNSQVQLAPQMNFPHRIFNKAISGEPPAYGLWCASGATVASVLIAKDMSIFFAIAIGSFAAAIILGLFSVTAHMGRSASQRRFKQPVYMDMVLGHIPVIMAHGYIAVFCIVSFSYIMDHFMAHPFPLPLLAFLWGVTAGAIGSSTGDVHYGAEREFQNQPFGCGLNAAFSGNIVRKAESGLRNGMDNVWACAKFGGPLTGLALGLTVFLDNWRSTVFEGMNTIIAGLIIVLILILANRMVEVKARKAYGPYKDVDGGVAA
- a CDS encoding adenosylhomocysteinase, with protein sequence MQTDMIETGNMKIEWARNHMPVLAKIREELIQKQTLAGYTIGMALHVEAKTAVLVETLAAGGANVAICGCNPLSTQDDVAMALDTRENISCYARYGCTDKEYYDAIDAVLDHNPDITIDDGGDLIFKLHTDRKDLIPKILGSCEETTTGVHRLKAMEQDGALKVPVVAVNDAMTKYLFDNRYGTGQSSWDGIIRTTNLLVAGKNVVIAGYGWCGRGAAMRGDGLGANVIVTEIDAIRALEAKMDGYRVMPMIEAAVIGDIFVTTTGNIDILTKEHFEVMKDGAILANSGHFNVEINLGQLKDMARSVKTVRNNIKEYDLGGRRIHVLADGRLVNLAAADGHPAEVMDMSFANQALCVKFIAKNKLKPGVHPVPAIIDIKIANLKLEALGISIDTIKPHQFNYMEAWETGT